From Bradyrhizobium sp. AZCC 1610:
CGGTGGGCATAAATAATCCCGGATCGGGTTTGAAAAATCTAGAAGGTCAAGGCCGGATTCTTGACGTCGGTTACCTTGAACCCCTTAAAAAATACGCTGTGCCGGATTGAATCGGAAAGGTGCTGCGGAGGAGTGGTGTCTTCCTTTCCGGTAAGAAGCACCCGCAATCGCCAAAGCGACAGGCCCGCGATTCTGCAAACGTCGACCATCGCGGCGTAGAACGCGCCGTAGTTCTTCAGGAAGTGGCGCCGGCGGGCTTCCAGGAGATAGGGCGGCAAGCGCTTGGGCTTGCTGTTCACGCCGGTCGATTGACCGACGAGGTGGACCACGCGGCTTGCCGGAACATACCAGCTCGGCCATCCTCGCTTTTTGGCATTGAAGCAATAGTCGATGTCATCGAAATAGGTGAAATAGCCTTCGTCGAGCAATCCCGTCGCTTCCATGGTCTCGCGCCGGATGATCATGCTGGCGCCGGAAACCCAATCCGTCTCGAAGGCATGATCGACCACAGGCGGGGCCACTACCCAGCGGCTCAAGAGCTTGCTGACCAGTCCAAGTTTCAGGCTGCCCTCGAACTCTCCTAGCGGCGATTGAAAGCGGAACGCGGATCGTTGCGGCGTGCCGTCGGGCTCTTCGAGCCGGCTGCCGGCGATGCCGACTTTCGGATTGTTGTCCATGAAGTCGACGAGCGCCTTGAATGCGTTCGGCCGGACGATCGTATCGGAATTGAGCAATAGAAAATATTGCGGCTTGTCGGCCGATTCCAGCGCCGGCCGCAGGATCGCATTGTTACCGCCGGTAAATCCGAGGTTTACGCCGAGAGCCTTGAGCGTGCACCAGGATGACCAGCCGTTGTCGTCGATCGCCCGCTGGATGAGTTCGGCGGAACCATCTCCCGATCCGTTCTCGCAGATCGCGACATGGATGCCGGGAACGCTGGCGATCTCCTTTGCGACCGAATGCAGGCAATCGATCGCAAGATGGGTGACGCGGTAATTAACGATAACAACGAGCAATTTCACGGTATGAGACCAGTTAGTGCAAACAATTGGCGATCATTAGTCTTGCGGATCGGAAAAGAAAAGGCGTCTTTGGGCCCTTGTTTAATGTGGGCCCTAATAAGCAAACTGCGCATTAATCATTCAAGGGGGATTGGCGGGGGTGGAGAGGTGGGGTAGTGTGCGCCCCTCATTTCCACTGATTTTAGATGTCCAGTTCCGAGCAGACGAATTATTACCCGCTATTCGACTACATCCGCGCCATCGCAGCGATCGGTATATTTTTCGCCCATAGTGGCACATTGATATCTGCCGACGCCGGAAATTTCTGCGTCCAGGTCTTTTTCGCTCTCAGTGGATATTTGATCGGCGGGATACTACTGCGATCGAAGCCTGACGACTTGCCGAGATTTTATTTCAACCGATCGTTTCGCATCTGGATTCCCTACGCCGTCGCGATCGGTATCCTGTTCGCTGCGACGGCCGCAAAGCAAGGCTTGCAAGACACGAAGATTTTCGAGTTCTTCGTCTACATGGTGACCTTCGTTTACAATTGGTTCGGGCCGCCACAACTTGCGACGGCGCGTGAGCACATGCCGTTGCACGGCACGGGCAATCACTTCTGGTCGATATGTGTCGAGGAGCAATTCTATCTGCTCGCTCCATTGCTGATCATGCTTGTGAGGCGATGGGTCGTGATGGCTATTCTCGCCGGCCTTGTCGTGCTCAACTTTGTGCTTCCTCACGACTTCGCTTCAATCGCTCTCGGCGTCCTGCTGGCCATTTTTGGCAGAGAGCGATCCGTTGCAATAGCCGCTGCTTCATCTGCACTGGTTATCGCTGTAGCCTTTCCGTACCCAGTTTGGGCACCGTTCCTCGCCGTCTCGATCATCGCGGCCTGCTCGATGCAAGGCAGTCAGACGAGATTGGGTCGAATCGTCGGCGGGGCCTCATTCCCCTTCTATCTCAATCATTGGATTGGGCTATTCGCCATCAACCCGTTGGTGCGGTACGGTCTCCCGCATTGGAGCGCCGTAGCAATAGCCTTCCTGATTTCATCAAGCTTTAGCTTGATCCATTTTGCGCTAATCGATTCCTGGATAGCGAAGAATAGAGAGAGGTTCTTTACGCAACGACGCGGCGCGATGCTGCTAGTCGCCGGCCTCGCGATGATTGCGACCGGCCTTGCGACAGCGATCAACGTTTGGTAGCGTTGGAGATATTTCTAAGGCGTGGCGACCAGCCTCTTCCGGCGCAGGCGATTGTTAAGCAGGCTCATCGGATCAACTTGTGGGCTGGGCGTGGAGTGGAGGTATTCGTATTTGCTCCACTGGTTGGACGGCCCGAATAGAAATAGCCTGACGGGAACTCGCCCGCCGCGGCGTACCGCTGAAAAGCCTTCTGCGTTCCGTAGAGGATGCCCATCCGCTGCCTTGGCTGCATTCTGGAACTGGTTCAAGGTCTGTGAGCCGGTGCTGCCATGGCCGTCATAGATGATCCCGTTTGTTACGGCAGTGCTATAGCCAGAGGTACCAGAACCTCCGCTGGTGAAAGCCCCGAAGCCGGTTGAATCCGCGCCGATCGTGACCGTGGTGCCGGTGACGGAAAGGTGGCGTGGTCCCCGCGGCGTCAAATCCCGGTGCGAACTGGGGCTCGGCAAGCGACCAACCTCTTCATACCGGGAGTCCGCCTATCGCAATGCCGACGGAAACGATGTCGATATCG
This genomic window contains:
- a CDS encoding glycosyltransferase family 2 protein — protein: MKLLVVIVNYRVTHLAIDCLHSVAKEIASVPGIHVAICENGSGDGSAELIQRAIDDNGWSSWCTLKALGVNLGFTGGNNAILRPALESADKPQYFLLLNSDTIVRPNAFKALVDFMDNNPKVGIAGSRLEEPDGTPQRSAFRFQSPLGEFEGSLKLGLVSKLLSRWVVAPPVVDHAFETDWVSGASMIIRRETMEATGLLDEGYFTYFDDIDYCFNAKKRGWPSWYVPASRVVHLVGQSTGVNSKPKRLPPYLLEARRRHFLKNYGAFYAAMVDVCRIAGLSLWRLRVLLTGKEDTTPPQHLSDSIRHSVFFKGFKVTDVKNPALTF
- a CDS encoding acyltransferase family protein, which produces MSSSEQTNYYPLFDYIRAIAAIGIFFAHSGTLISADAGNFCVQVFFALSGYLIGGILLRSKPDDLPRFYFNRSFRIWIPYAVAIGILFAATAAKQGLQDTKIFEFFVYMVTFVYNWFGPPQLATAREHMPLHGTGNHFWSICVEEQFYLLAPLLIMLVRRWVVMAILAGLVVLNFVLPHDFASIALGVLLAIFGRERSVAIAAASSALVIAVAFPYPVWAPFLAVSIIAACSMQGSQTRLGRIVGGASFPFYLNHWIGLFAINPLVRYGLPHWSAVAIAFLISSSFSLIHFALIDSWIAKNRERFFTQRRGAMLLVAGLAMIATGLATAINVW